The Helianthus annuus cultivar XRQ/B chromosome 11, HanXRQr2.0-SUNRISE, whole genome shotgun sequence region GAAATAATGTTAGAGACTAAACGAGTTAGGTGACGCGGGAGTGCGAGCTTGATTTAATCCTAATATTATTTGAATTCATTATCTAATTAGTTTACATGGGCCTTGTACTTAATACTTAGTTTGTAATTAATGTTTTGGACTTAATATAGATTTTATACTAATATTGTTTTTGTTGAAATTCCACTAATTATTAGAACTATTATATTTTGAATGGGCTTCATGATTTTAGATAAGTCTGACTATTTTGTTAGACTTAAAAAAGTTCAAATGAAAAGTCGAAACATGAtatgggtcaagttattctacaaaaactcttaactgtaagaagtgtaagaaggatttatagaatGACAAGTGCccaataacctaaaattaaacccactacatcaccacacaaaacctaaacaccccaccccaccccaccccaccaccacccaaaaacctaaccccctccccccccccccccccccgaaaaaaaaaacaaaaaaaaaactatacctcaccaaaaaaaccccaaaaaacctaaccccacccccacTCCCCAAAAACCTATCATTGTGTGTAATCTGCAAATAGTTTATCTGATAGTTCTCATATGATTCAAAGATTAATCCAGGTTTCAATCACAAAACTTGCAATTTCAATTCGGATTTCAGATTTGTTATTTCTTTGAATTACTTGTTCTACAACAACCATTCCCACCATTTGTAATGATTCATATGGTTCACTTTCCGTTTTTCATAACATGTTTCTTGTAACTACTGTTGTCTTCATAATCACTCCAAACAGATTCATATTTAACTGTTGTATTCAAGGGTGTAGCTTTGTGAGGGTGGAAGGAGCGgctgaccccccgaacttttcactcaatagtggagagtatgtagttttcgtatagaaatttttgggtatgtACGTTTTGATCCCCcgattttatagaaatttttggtatatacgtctTCGACCCCCCGGTCAGAAATCTCAACCTTCGCCACTAATTGTATTACAAGTCTAGTTCATCAAGTACGTGAATGCAACTTATGTATATATTTGCtcctttatttgttttattttacttcttattaatttaactttttataattaaaGATAAATTTTAACTCTAGACATGTTTACTTAATCATGTTACTTGCTTATTTTTGTTGTCGTTTATATTAAAGCTTAGTCTATATTAACCCTTTAATACACAAGGTAACAAATAggattattttttatttaccTTATTATAGTTAAAGCTAACTTTTAACTCTAGACAtctagacatgttcaattaacCGTGATGATTATTTATTTTTACCATCATTCAGATTAAAGTCTGCACAATTTATGATAACTCATggatctatatctatactatataataaaagaaaccaataaagtgacacatgtcattcattaaAGCCATCAATTAatagataattataaaattaaatttaatataaatttaaacaattcgtatatgagataatctaatattttaaaatatttatcaccttttttaataataataataataataataataataataataataataataataatttctcTAAAAGAGggtaatattataaaataatttagtaaaattAAACATGTTATTTTGGAGATTAAAACGGAGGTATAGACAGAAAAAAGATGGATAAGTTGTTAGGGAAATATCATTAAGAATATAGAGATTAGAAATAACTTAGGTAAAATTAATTAATGTTAACGAGTCAAAAAAATCGTAGGAGGCAAATCATGTGAAAAATGATTACGTACACCAAGAAAAGTAGTCAccagatatatttttttattaaattcatttaacctgtgtaataaacgtggttttttaaagatataacatttttattttttaccatacaaaattacatttatacaactcgtgtaaaacacggggtttttaaaaatataacttttttattatgtagtatataaaattagatttattcaatccatataatacatagagtttataaagatataactttctATTGTtcgatatataaaattacatgtgctcaacccgtataacacatgagattcttaaaaatgcaagtttttcattatttaatatataaaattaaatgtACTCAAtccgtacaatacacgaggtttctaaaaatacaacattttttttattatttaatatataaaattacatttattcaacccatataataaacgagatttttaattatttattgttttattatttgataaataaaattatatttattcaaaccgtataataaacaagatttttaaagatatatatatttttatattatttattatataaaaatacatttgttcaacccgtgtaatacacggggttctaacctagtatatcaTAAAACAAATACATCCTCGCCAGCAACCTCCAATAACCGATCATGAAACTTGGACACCAATTCTAGTTAGGTTATAAAATGTAGCATGTTGGTAATCTCTCCTAATAACATTTGTAAGATGTTTTTTTGGTAATACATGTGCGTACATCATATACTAGTTCACGACAATATTGTATGTTATTTCAGTCTAGTTTAGACTTAAAGTCAAAATTGTTAGATTAAAATCAAATCGTTTATGAAACTGGCATTTAGATTAACAAGTTGCACAGATAAATAAAGAAGATAATATCCGATTAACATTTTGAAGACTACCAAAATAGTTACATTGCCAAACGACTAATTGAACAAAAGAGACTGTTTTGCTTCAACTTAATCTAACCAACTATAACCAGAAACATGTATCTAAGCCTTTTTAGGCGACTTTTTAGATTTGGGGGTCTTCTCAGCCTCAGCAGCAGAAGAAGACTTCTTGGGCAAAAGAACCGGATTGATATTGGGCAACACACCTCCACTGGCAATGGTAACACCAGCAAGCAATTTCCCCAATTCTTCATCATTCCTCACCGCCAATAGCAAGTGTCTAGGGTTTATCCTTGTCTTCTTGTTATCTCTCGCTGCGTTTCCCGCCAACTCCAAAACCTAAATTTTATAATTCAAAACACAAATCAATCGTTGATTTCACAGATCTGAAGAATAAACAATTCAAATTCTTACCTCAGCGGCAAGGTATTCTAGAACAGCAGCAAGGTAGATCGGAGCTCCGGATCCGGTACGTTGAGCGTATCTGCCTTTTTTAAGAAACCTAGCGATTCTT contains the following coding sequences:
- the LOC110890461 gene encoding histone H2A.1; translated protein: MESGKATKAAGGRKGAGERKKSVTKSVKAGLQFPVGRIARFLKKGRYAQRTGSGAPIYLAAVLEYLAAEVLELAGNAARDNKKTRINPRHLLLAVRNDEELGKLLAGVTIASGGVLPNINPVLLPKKSSSAAEAEKTPKSKKSPKKA